A part of Myxococcus landrumus genomic DNA contains:
- a CDS encoding phage holin family protein encodes MDLESERLERSQLESLSTAELVRHALAETRLLVRAEVLHAKKELRDELKMARTAGILLGAGGVLVLVSISVLFVALGLALPMGAALGVLLVGVVLLAVAAGLLMVGVKRLPKKPMLHTQERLKLDYHLTRETLQ; translated from the coding sequence GTGGACCTCGAATCAGAGCGCCTGGAGCGCAGCCAACTGGAGTCGCTGTCCACGGCGGAGCTCGTCCGCCACGCGCTGGCGGAGACACGTCTGCTGGTGCGCGCGGAGGTGCTGCACGCGAAGAAGGAGCTGCGCGACGAGCTGAAGATGGCGCGCACCGCCGGCATCCTCCTGGGGGCCGGAGGCGTGCTCGTCCTCGTGTCGATTTCCGTCCTCTTCGTGGCGCTGGGGCTGGCGCTGCCCATGGGCGCGGCGCTGGGGGTGCTGCTGGTGGGCGTGGTGCTGCTCGCCGTCGCCGCGGGGCTGCTGATGGTGGGCGTCAAGCGCCTGCCCAAGAAGCCCATGCTGCACACGCAGGAGCGCTTGAAGCTCGACTACCACCTCACGCGGGAGACGCTGCAATGA
- a CDS encoding cytochrome ubiquinol oxidase subunit I, translating into MSMTDLLYARAQMGLSLAFHIVFAAAGVALPVLMVLSDWKARRTRDADYVKLSQKLAKGTAILFAVGAVSGTVLSFELGLLWPDFMGQYGEVIGLPFSLEGVAFFTEAIFLGIYLYGRERVSPGLHLFSGIMVAVSGAASAFFVTLVNVFMNDPSGFVATPDGPTQVQPLVAMFSPGWQYQTVHVLLSCYQASAFAMAGIHAFVLLRHPGAAFHRKALSVALPLACVTALLQPLVGDLSAKHVAKAQPVKLAAMESHFETERGAPLRLGGVTVPKALSILAFGDPDAEVRGLNEFPRDTWPPVAKVHGAFQVMVGTGSAMALLSLVTLLYRWRKKAWPSGRKMMWAWLVSGPLGLVALEAGWLVTEWGRQPWIVRGFMRTADAVTPVPHLAAPFWTFTAVYLFLGVVVVALLKRQVAGTMPDRDEGPVTGRGVKEDDAHVH; encoded by the coding sequence ATGTCCATGACGGACCTGCTCTATGCGCGGGCGCAGATGGGGCTGTCGCTCGCGTTCCACATCGTCTTCGCGGCTGCGGGTGTGGCGCTGCCGGTCCTCATGGTGTTGAGCGACTGGAAGGCGCGGCGCACGCGAGACGCCGACTACGTGAAGCTGAGCCAGAAGCTGGCGAAGGGGACGGCCATCCTCTTCGCGGTGGGCGCGGTGAGCGGCACGGTGTTGTCGTTCGAGCTGGGCCTTCTGTGGCCGGACTTCATGGGCCAGTACGGTGAAGTGATTGGGCTGCCCTTCAGTCTGGAGGGCGTGGCCTTCTTCACCGAGGCCATCTTCCTGGGCATCTACCTCTACGGCCGCGAGCGGGTGTCGCCGGGGCTGCACCTGTTCTCCGGCATCATGGTGGCGGTGAGCGGCGCGGCCAGCGCGTTCTTCGTCACGCTGGTCAACGTCTTCATGAATGACCCGTCCGGCTTCGTGGCCACGCCCGACGGGCCCACGCAGGTTCAGCCGCTGGTGGCCATGTTCAGCCCGGGCTGGCAGTACCAGACCGTGCACGTGCTGCTCTCCTGCTATCAGGCGAGCGCCTTCGCCATGGCGGGCATCCACGCCTTCGTGTTGCTGCGTCATCCCGGTGCGGCGTTCCATCGCAAGGCGCTGTCGGTGGCGCTCCCACTGGCCTGTGTCACCGCGTTGCTCCAGCCACTGGTGGGCGACTTGTCCGCCAAGCACGTGGCGAAGGCGCAGCCGGTGAAGCTGGCGGCGATGGAGTCGCACTTCGAGACGGAGCGCGGCGCGCCGCTGCGCCTGGGCGGAGTGACGGTCCCCAAGGCGCTGTCCATCCTGGCCTTCGGAGACCCGGACGCGGAGGTGAGGGGCCTGAACGAGTTTCCCCGCGACACGTGGCCACCGGTGGCGAAGGTGCATGGGGCCTTCCAGGTGATGGTCGGCACGGGCAGCGCCATGGCGTTGCTGTCGCTGGTGACGCTGCTCTACCGGTGGCGGAAGAAGGCGTGGCCATCCGGCCGGAAGATGATGTGGGCCTGGCTGGTGTCGGGGCCACTGGGGTTGGTGGCGCTGGAGGCGGGGTGGCTCGTCACCGAGTGGGGCCGCCAGCCGTGGATTGTCCGAGGCTTCATGCGCACCGCGGACGCGGTGACGCCCGTGCCTCACCTGGCGGCGCCGTTCTGGACGTTCACCGCCGTGTATCTCTTCCTGGGCGTCGTGGTGGTGGCGCTGCTCAAGCGCCAGGTGGCCGGCACGATGCCGGACCGCGACGAAGGCCCGGTGACGGGGCGCGGCGTGAAGGAGGACGACGCCCATGTCCACTGA
- a CDS encoding cytochrome d ubiquinol oxidase subunit II, translating to MSTEAMLGFVMAGAFVLYALFGGADFGGGVWDLFASGPRKAEQRTLIARAMGPVWEVNHVWLIVGMVLMFAGFPRAFAALSVALHVPLTLLMLGIVFRGAAFTFRAYDSRGYAAERQWGLVFSIASVVAPLLLGMCVGAVASGDIRVEGRVVVSGFFASWLSPFAWAVGVLALTLFAFLAAVYLTHEAHSEGLREDFRRRALGAGVAVFLSAFVVLLLARGGAPRVWEGLLRSPFALVLHGATAVAAVTAFALLWTRRFQWARLAAAFQAGLIVLGWAASQYPYLVVPDITLSGAASSTSTQRVLLVAVVIGALTVVPSIALLFRVFRPRPEGNSTPGPHA from the coding sequence ATGTCCACTGAGGCGATGCTGGGCTTCGTGATGGCGGGGGCGTTTGTCCTCTATGCCCTCTTCGGCGGCGCGGACTTCGGCGGAGGCGTGTGGGATTTGTTCGCCTCCGGCCCTCGCAAGGCCGAGCAACGCACGCTCATCGCCCGCGCGATGGGGCCGGTGTGGGAGGTGAACCACGTCTGGCTCATCGTCGGAATGGTGTTGATGTTCGCGGGTTTCCCCCGTGCCTTCGCGGCGTTGAGCGTGGCGCTGCATGTCCCGCTCACGCTCCTGATGCTCGGCATCGTCTTCCGGGGTGCGGCCTTCACCTTCCGGGCCTACGACTCGCGCGGCTACGCGGCGGAGCGGCAGTGGGGGCTGGTCTTCAGCATCGCCAGCGTCGTCGCGCCGCTGCTGCTGGGCATGTGCGTGGGCGCGGTGGCGAGCGGGGACATCCGCGTGGAGGGGCGCGTGGTGGTGAGCGGCTTCTTCGCCTCGTGGCTGTCGCCCTTCGCCTGGGCGGTGGGTGTGTTGGCGCTGACCCTCTTCGCGTTCCTGGCGGCGGTGTATCTCACCCACGAGGCGCACTCCGAGGGCCTGCGCGAGGACTTCCGGAGGCGCGCGCTGGGGGCGGGGGTGGCCGTCTTCCTCTCGGCCTTCGTGGTGCTGCTCCTGGCTCGCGGCGGCGCGCCCCGGGTGTGGGAAGGTCTGCTGCGCTCTCCCTTCGCGCTGGTGCTGCATGGGGCCACGGCGGTGGCGGCGGTGACGGCCTTCGCCCTGCTGTGGACGCGGCGCTTCCAGTGGGCGCGGCTGGCCGCGGCCTTCCAGGCCGGGCTCATCGTCCTGGGGTGGGCCGCGTCCCAGTACCCTTACCTGGTGGTGCCCGACATCACGCTGAGCGGCGCGGCCTCCAGCACCTCGACCCAGCGCGTGCTGCTGGTCGCGGTCGTCATCGGCGCGCTCACGGTGGTCCCTTCCATCGCGCTCCTCTTCCGTGTGTTTCGACCCAGGCCTGAGGGGAACTCGACCCCAGGCCCTCACGCCTGA